From a single Nitrospirae bacterium YQR-1 genomic region:
- a CDS encoding glycosyltransferase family 39 protein → MLVNFSGMFLFVPHNDEINYAQYAQLMHRDWENYKYVSMDGSFFGDYKDPLQYWITSLTVSVTDNPVWGVRLCSVIVGFCGFYFAKKLIAEIWTEEAAVFFAYLMLFSAYFFYFNAIAIAEVYMYGFGIAFLYFLWRYMVDGRFYHGILSLLFCLAMTATKESAKAWFAFAVFIPLLICAKGKTFREFLDTLKSKFMIYFGKFFLITTLSVLLTPLWIPSKYAAVKAASNYQSQIRTNTEIFAFPFHDWFGNLKFYFSETLFIDYPWAVLFYFLLVTAGFWFLRKKPLSFLLLVSLWICSFMAAVIYLKPNFMRHFGMCLYFWYFPVAISMALVSEKLKFTKYAVVFWAILILTGLCQTWNNYSSLLKYGQSDISMTETKAHWANGLGVYQMLDKLKSLEAGVLIYDPRWGLPGTVVEIYSKTFPQLSIAPLTVDMLGSLHEIKHKINKENKNMYILVDRGKHGERPWIDAIVTDTTLCSNSDMVQKIYRGKVLDGSSYVICKNKHL, encoded by the coding sequence TATGTCTCCATGGATGGTTCATTTTTCGGCGACTACAAGGATCCCCTTCAGTACTGGATTACATCATTAACCGTGAGTGTTACTGATAACCCGGTCTGGGGTGTAAGATTATGTTCTGTAATTGTCGGTTTTTGTGGTTTTTATTTTGCTAAGAAGCTTATTGCAGAGATTTGGACAGAGGAGGCGGCTGTGTTTTTTGCATATCTCATGTTATTTTCAGCTTATTTTTTTTATTTTAATGCTATTGCTATTGCCGAGGTTTATATGTATGGATTCGGTATTGCTTTTCTGTATTTCCTTTGGCGCTATATGGTTGACGGCAGGTTTTATCATGGCATCCTGTCATTACTGTTTTGCCTTGCCATGACGGCAACAAAAGAGTCCGCCAAGGCATGGTTTGCTTTTGCTGTGTTTATCCCTCTGCTTATATGCGCTAAAGGTAAAACCTTCAGAGAGTTTTTGGACACACTAAAAAGTAAATTCATGATTTATTTTGGAAAGTTTTTTCTTATTACCACTTTATCGGTTTTATTGACTCCTTTGTGGATTCCCTCTAAATATGCTGCGGTTAAAGCCGCATCTAATTACCAGTCCCAGATAAGGACAAACACGGAAATCTTTGCATTTCCCTTCCATGATTGGTTTGGAAATCTGAAATTCTACTTTTCTGAAACCCTGTTTATTGATTACCCGTGGGCTGTGCTTTTTTACTTTCTTCTTGTAACTGCAGGATTTTGGTTTTTACGCAAAAAGCCGCTGTCTTTCTTACTTTTGGTTTCACTGTGGATATGTTCTTTTATGGCAGCCGTTATATACCTCAAGCCTAACTTCATGCGCCACTTTGGGATGTGTTTATATTTTTGGTACTTTCCGGTTGCCATATCCATGGCTTTGGTCAGTGAGAAATTGAAATTCACTAAGTATGCCGTTGTTTTTTGGGCGATTTTAATTTTAACAGGTCTCTGTCAGACATGGAATAATTATTCCAGCCTGTTAAAATACGGACAGAGCGATATATCTATGACCGAGACAAAGGCTCATTGGGCAAACGGGCTCGGAGTCTATCAAATGCTGGATAAATTAAAAAGTCTGGAAGCAGGGGTTTTAATTTATGATCCCAGATGGGGCCTTCCCGGGACGGTTGTCGAAATATACTCAAAAACCTTTCCACAACTCTCCATTGCTCCGCTTACCGTGGACATGCTTGGGTCACTACATGAGATTAAACATAAAATCAATAAAGAAAATAAAAATATGTACATACTTGTTGACAGAGGAAAACACGGAGAGAGACCATGGATTGATGCTATAGTCACAGATACCACGCTGTGTTCAAACAGTGATATGGTACAAAAAATTTATAGAGGAAAAGTGCTTGACGGGTCATCTTATGTTATTTGCAAAAACAAACATTTGTAA
- the pilB gene encoding type IV-A pilus assembly ATPase PilB, protein MAAPTIPIQGQLLVQAGLVTEKQVMEAFELQKSEGKRLGSMLTKLGHIKEEDLAGFYSKQYKVPFIDMSKYQIDLALLKKVPFEKARKHVMIPITMEGEALRLAIADPSNNPAIEDVKFITRMKVAVHVATESAIMQAIEQNYPKADQQKLVPEGARGGAKTTLDMSEINKLLGKVTQNVTIVDQKEEKISLSEAGTAPIIQLVNGILMNAISDRASDIHIEPWEKELRIRYRVDGVLKQAFPPFPDTIKNPLISRIKIMSRLDISERRIPQDGRIKLKYEGGEVDFRVSTLPLQFGEKVVMRLLDKSNLNLDLSILGFDETQLNDFVESIEKPFGMVLVTGPTGSGKTTTLYSGLSHLNKPGVNIMTAEDPVEYNLAGINQVQVKPEVGLTFANALRAFLRQDPDIILVGEIRDQETAEIGVKAALTGHLVLSTLHTNDAPSTVTRLLNIGIEPFLVSSSVVLIVAQRLARRICKKCKIEDTNVSEKLLLKAGVSPDEIADFKCFVGSGCPECGDTGYKGRLALHEVMPMRSELKEVILSGGTAESIKREAVKMGMLTLRQSGLKKVKQGLTSVEEVFRNTIGD, encoded by the coding sequence ATGGCAGCACCTACAATACCAATACAAGGCCAGCTTTTAGTACAGGCAGGGTTGGTCACGGAAAAACAGGTAATGGAAGCATTTGAACTTCAAAAATCAGAGGGTAAGCGTCTCGGCTCTATGCTGACAAAACTTGGACATATAAAAGAAGAGGACCTTGCAGGGTTTTACAGTAAACAGTACAAGGTACCTTTCATCGATATGAGTAAATATCAGATAGACCTTGCACTTCTGAAAAAAGTGCCTTTTGAAAAAGCCAGAAAACACGTAATGATACCTATTACCATGGAAGGCGAAGCTCTGAGGCTTGCCATTGCCGACCCCTCAAATAATCCTGCAATTGAAGACGTAAAATTTATTACAAGAATGAAGGTGGCGGTGCATGTGGCAACCGAGTCGGCTATTATGCAAGCCATTGAACAGAATTATCCTAAGGCTGACCAGCAGAAGCTGGTGCCTGAGGGAGCCAGAGGAGGCGCTAAAACAACCCTGGATATGTCGGAAATTAATAAGCTCCTTGGCAAAGTTACTCAAAATGTCACCATTGTTGACCAAAAGGAAGAGAAGATTTCACTGTCTGAGGCAGGCACTGCTCCTATTATACAGTTGGTAAACGGTATTTTGATGAATGCTATAAGTGACAGGGCAAGTGATATCCATATAGAGCCGTGGGAGAAGGAGCTTCGCATCAGATACAGGGTGGACGGTGTGCTGAAGCAGGCTTTCCCCCCGTTTCCCGATACCATTAAGAATCCCCTTATCTCAAGAATAAAAATAATGTCCCGTCTTGATATATCTGAGAGGCGTATCCCTCAGGATGGAAGAATAAAGCTGAAATATGAGGGTGGTGAGGTTGACTTCCGTGTGTCAACTTTGCCGTTACAGTTTGGCGAGAAGGTTGTTATGAGGCTTCTGGATAAGTCCAACCTGAACCTTGATTTAAGCATTCTGGGTTTTGACGAAACACAATTGAATGATTTCGTTGAGTCAATAGAAAAACCATTTGGAATGGTTCTGGTAACCGGACCTACCGGAAGTGGCAAGACAACCACCCTGTACTCAGGGCTTTCACATCTGAACAAACCGGGGGTGAACATAATGACTGCGGAGGACCCGGTTGAGTATAATCTTGCAGGTATTAATCAGGTGCAGGTAAAGCCTGAGGTGGGGTTAACGTTTGCAAACGCCCTGAGGGCCTTTTTGCGGCAGGACCCTGACATAATACTGGTTGGTGAGATTAGAGACCAGGAGACTGCCGAGATAGGTGTTAAGGCTGCACTAACAGGGCATCTGGTTCTAAGCACCCTTCACACAAACGATGCACCGTCCACAGTCACAAGGCTCTTAAACATTGGAATAGAGCCTTTTCTTGTGTCATCATCCGTTGTACTTATCGTTGCACAGAGATTAGCAAGAAGAATTTGCAAGAAATGTAAAATAGAGGATACAAACGTATCTGAAAAATTGCTGCTGAAAGCCGGTGTATCTCCGGATGAGATAGCAGACTTTAAATGCTTTGTCGGCAGCGGCTGCCCTGAGTGCGGTGATACCGGCTATAAGGGCAGGTTGGCCCTGCATGAGGTCATGCCGATGCGTAGTGAGTTAAAAGAGGTTATTCTCAGTGGGGGAACTGCTGAGAGCATCAAGCGGGAGGCTGTAAAGATGGGCATGTTGACACTGCGGCAAAGTGGTTTAAAAAAGGTTAAACAGGGGCTTACCTCTGTGGAAGAGGTCTTTAGAAACACCATTGGTGATTAA
- a CDS encoding cyclic nucleotide-binding domain-containing protein yields the protein MAKLVTLLEVLSDEDIQWLLSTGVEETIGPDTVVIKAGEYIEYIYIVLEGSLGVFLAKGEKQINTVGPGEILGEMSYIEDTQTSATVISLETTVLLNISRESLDNRISEEPDFGRRLYKGVSIAVSQRLRQAMLRVDYMLDMIEKAKIWHI from the coding sequence ATGGCTAAACTTGTTACGTTGCTTGAGGTACTTTCAGATGAAGACATACAGTGGCTTCTTTCAACCGGTGTGGAGGAGACAATCGGACCTGATACTGTGGTCATCAAAGCAGGGGAGTATATTGAATACATCTATATAGTGTTGGAGGGATCGTTGGGAGTGTTTCTTGCAAAAGGGGAGAAACAGATAAACACTGTGGGCCCGGGAGAGATACTTGGGGAGATGTCCTACATCGAGGATACACAAACATCCGCCACTGTCATTTCTCTTGAGACTACCGTGCTCTTAAATATTTCAAGGGAATCTCTGGATAACAGGATAAGCGAGGAGCCTGATTTCGGAAGGCGATTGTATAAGGGCGTCAGCATTGCTGTTTCACAAAGACTCAGGCAAGCCATGCTGCGGGTGGATTATATGCTTGATATGATAGAAAAAGCAAAAATATGGCATATATAA
- a CDS encoding diguanylate cyclase: MTDINIHSVLDHLNDGLCLLDSERKIIFWNRAAETISGFSSSEVTGNHNTQSIITHVTSDGVLLANETCLLTKTYNDGAERESEAYIRHKDGRHIYVHSRIFPLWSKDRLGIVGIGEVFTDRRPLHRGTEPVSICTRECCESILQAKLDTLNKTGIAFGLFLVAIDQIEGNTDTLGANSEAGNDEILEMLRQRIVKAIRGNDKIGLWGTYILMVITNNVEDSNIRMIGERLFKVVCVKEVSVNSVSFTPTVSVGATVANIGDTVTTIIKRADRAMNQSLTSGGNRISII, encoded by the coding sequence ATGACGGATATAAACATACATTCTGTTTTAGACCACCTTAACGACGGCCTGTGTCTGCTGGATTCAGAAAGAAAGATAATATTTTGGAACAGAGCTGCAGAGACAATATCAGGATTCAGTAGTTCCGAGGTTACAGGTAATCATAATACGCAGAGCATTATTACTCATGTGACTTCAGACGGAGTATTGTTGGCAAATGAGACTTGTTTGCTGACAAAAACTTACAATGACGGAGCAGAGCGGGAATCGGAGGCTTACATCCGGCACAAGGACGGGCGGCATATATACGTGCACTCCCGCATATTTCCACTTTGGAGTAAAGACCGTTTGGGTATTGTAGGGATAGGCGAGGTATTTACCGACAGACGGCCCCTTCACAGAGGCACAGAGCCGGTCTCCATTTGCACAAGGGAGTGCTGTGAGAGTATTCTTCAGGCAAAACTGGACACACTGAATAAAACAGGGATAGCTTTTGGGCTTTTTCTAGTTGCAATTGACCAGATAGAGGGTAACACAGACACTTTGGGTGCAAACTCTGAGGCTGGAAATGATGAAATTTTGGAGATGCTGAGACAGAGGATTGTAAAGGCAATACGGGGAAATGACAAGATTGGTTTATGGGGAACATATATATTGATGGTTATTACCAATAATGTGGAGGACAGTAACATCAGAATGATTGGTGAGCGTCTCTTTAAAGTTGTTTGTGTAAAAGAGGTGTCGGTAAATTCAGTTTCATTTACACCGACTGTTTCTGTTGGGGCAACTGTGGCAAATATTGGGGATACAGTGACCACAATCATAAAAAGGGCTGACAGAGCTATGAATCAAAGCCTTACCTCCGGTGGAAACCGTATCAGCATAATTTAG